A part of Ictalurus furcatus strain D&B chromosome 8, Billie_1.0, whole genome shotgun sequence genomic DNA contains:
- the LOC128612007 gene encoding uncharacterized protein LOC128612007 produces MTSTWIFILIFSTIYAVQPGRCWVTAQSLRESRVYQPDKELSVNIGDSATLRCCISENELGIIAWFKQPNRKKPQIIVTVYKTAGEKFYNESQKSHFQIERSSNCFNLTILNTIESDEAMYYCALTTPNLVFADGTYLKIKVDHVTISSETSKPALCDNSVVCEPTLHGNSTNMNTHEKTVLGLGTALGLCALLIFCLIYFILRRRELNTSTEDSPGTRQVRESEAEALNYRALKFSKQEARAEKRKTGSSDECVYSDVKYNCNM; encoded by the exons atgaccaGTACCTGGATTTTCATTTTGATCTTCAGCACCATAT ATGCAGTCCAACCTGGTAGATGCTGGGTTACTGCACAATCCCTCAGAGAGTCACGAGTTTATCAGCCTGATAAAGAGCTCAGTGTGAATATTGGAGACTCGGCTACTCTACGGTGTTGTATTTCTGAAAATGAACTTGGGATAATTGCCTGGTTTAAGcaaccaaacagaaaaaaacctcagaTTATAGTCACAGTATATAAAACCGCTGGGGAGAAGTTTTACAATGAATCCCAAAAGTCTCATTTCCAAATAGAAAGATCTTCAAATTGTTTCAATTTGACCATTTTAAACACCATTGAGTCTGATGAAGCCATGTACTACTGTGCACTGACAACACCCAACCTTGTGTTTGCAGAtggaacttatttaaaaattaaag TTGATCATGTTACTATTTCATCAGAAACATCTAAACCAGCTCTGTGTGAtaattcagtggtgtgtgaaccaacactgcatggaaacagcactaacatgaacacacacgagAAAACAG TGCTCGGTTTGGGAACGGCTTTGGGTTTGTGCGCACTTCtgattttctgtctcatttatttcatactgaGGAGAAGAGAAT TAAATACTTCTACTGAAGATTCTCCAGGAACAAGGCAGGTACGT gaatctgaagctgaaGCACTGAATTACAGAGCTTTGAAATTCTCCAAGCAGGAAGCCAGagctgaaaaaaggaaaactggctcatcagatgagtgtgtgtactcCGATGTGAAATATAACTGCAATATGTAA
- the LOC128611825 gene encoding uncharacterized protein LOC128611825 encodes MTSTWILILIFSTMCTVQPGRRWVTAQSLTKPPVYQPEKELTVDIGDSATLRCCILEKEVRFVSWFKQPNRKKPQIIVRVYKTAGETFFSGFQKSHFQIERSSNCFNMIILNIIQSDEAMYYCALMRANLVFGDGTYLKIKGDHVTIASETSKPALCDNSVVCEPTLHGNSTNMNTHMKTVLGLGTALGLCALLIFCLIYFILRRRKCDKTCIEDSPGMKQESEAETLNYAAVQFTKRKAKAEKKKTGSADECVYADVKKTVRYNRNNS; translated from the exons atgaccaGTACCTGGATTTTAATTTTGATCTTCAGCACCATGT GTACAGTCCAACCTGGTAGACGCTGGGTTACTGCACAATCCCTCACAAAGCCACCAGTTTATCAGCCTGAGAAAGAGCTCACTGTGGATATCGGAGACTCGGCTACTCTACGGTGTTGTATTTTAGAAAAAGAAGTCAGGTTTGTTTCTTGGTTTAAGcaaccaaacagaaaaaaacctcagaTTATAGTCAGGGTATATAAAACTGCTGGAGAAACATTTTTCAGTGGATTCCAAAAGTCTCATTTCCAAATAGAAAGATCTTCAAACTGTTTCAATATGATAATTTTAAACATCATTCAGTCTGATGAAGCCATGTACTACTGTGCACTGATGAGAGCCAACCTTGTTTTTGGAGAtggaacttatttaaaaattaaag GTGATCATGTTACTATTGCATCAGAAACATCTAAACCAGCTCTGTGTGAtaattcagtggtgtgtgaaccaacactgcatggaaacagcactaacatgaacacacacatgaaaacag TGCTCGGTTTGGGAACGGCTTTGGGTTTATGCGCACTTCTGATTTTCTGcctcatttatttcatactgaggagaagaaaatgtgataaaa CTTGTATAGAAGATTCTCCAGGAATGAAGCAG gaatctgaagctgaaACACTGAATTACGCAGCTGTGCAATTTACCAAGAGGaaagccaaagctgaaaaaaagaaaactggctcagcagatgagtgtgtgtacgcCGATGTGAAAAAAACTGTAAGATATAACAGAAATAATTCATAA
- the LOC128612035 gene encoding uncharacterized protein LOC128612035: MTGFWILILIFSTMYTVQPGRCWVTAQSPTESPVYQPDKELSVNTGDSATLRCCISEKEVGMIAWVKQPNRKKPQIIVRVYKSGGETFFNGFQDSHFQIERSSNCRNLTILNIIQSDEAMYYCALTRPNLVFGDGTYLKIKGDHVTIASETSKPALCDNSVVCEPTLHGNNTNMNTHEKTVLGLGTALGLCALLIFCLIYFILRRRKLKACIEDSPGMKQVRESEAETLNYAAVQFTKRKAKGEKKKTGSADECVYSDVKKTRIREFTLAAFVFLIVVLRTWK, from the exons atgactggTTTCTGGATTTTAATTTTGATCTTCAGCACCATGT ATACAGTCCAACCTGGTAGATGCTGGGTTACTGCACAATCCCCCACAGAGTCACCAGTTTATCAGCCTGATAAAGAGCTCAGTGTGAATACCGGAGACTCGGCTACTCTACGGTGTTGTATTTCTGAAAAAGAAGTCGGGATGATTGCCTGGGTTAAGcaaccaaacagaaaaaaacctcagaTTATAGTCAGGGTATATAAAAGTGGTGGAGAAACATTTTTCAATGGATTCCAAGACTCTCATTTCCAAATAGAAAGATCTTCAAACTGCCGCAATTTGACAATTTTAAACATCATTCAGTCTGATGAAGCCATGTACTACTGTGCACTGACGAGACCCAACCTTGTGTTTGGAGAtggaacttatttaaaaattaaag GTGATCATGTTACTATTGCATCAGAAACATCTAAACCAGCTCTGTGTGAtaattcagtggtgtgtgaaccaacactgcatggaaacaacactaacatgaacacacacgagAAAACAG TGCTCGGTTTGGGAACGGCTTTGGGTTTGTGCGCACTTCtgattttctgtctcatttatttcatactgaggagaagaaaat TGAAAGCTTGTATAGAAGATTCTCCAGGAATGAAGCAGGTACGT gaatctgaggctgaaACACTGAATTACGCAGCTGTGCAATTTACCAAGAGGAAAGCCaaaggtgaaaaaaagaaaactggctcagcagatgagtgtgtgtactcCGATGTGAAAAAAACT agAATTCGTGAGTTTACTTTAGCTGCCTTTGTTTTCCTGATCGTGGTGCTCAGAACCTGGAAGTAG
- the LOC128612036 gene encoding uncharacterized protein LOC128612036, with protein sequence MIESGAMGSFIAQARFPSSLKQAVDAKFLSEFKEATFQAKFLFEYEETANPSSAHAKFLSQVEETANPSSAHAKFLSQVKETTNPSSAHAKFLSQVKETAKPSSAQTMFLSQVEETANPSSAHAKFLSQVKETANPSSAHAKFLSQVEVDFTTNQVLLTPEADVMTNQVLFMPETDVTKNRFLLTNNHVLITPESADMDNQFLLMPETDIQSNLVDAGLLHNPSQSHQFISLIKSSV encoded by the exons ATGATTGAATCTGGGGCCATGGGCAGCTTTATAGCACAGGCCCGGTTCCCCTCCTCTCTGAAACAGGCTGTGGATG ccaagttcctgtccgagttcAAAGAGgcgacctttcaagccaagttcctgttcgAGTacgaagagacggccaacccaagctctgctcatgccaagttcctgtcccaggtcgaagagacggccaacccaagctctgctcatgccaagttcctgtcccaggtcaaagagacgaccaacccaagctctgctcacgccaagttcctgtcccaggtcaaagagacggccaaaccaagctctgctcagaccatgttcctgtcccaggttgaagagacggccaacccaagctctgctcatgccaagttcctgtcccag gtcaaagagacggccaacccaagctctgctcatgccaagttcctgtcccaggtcgaagtcgacttcacgaccaaccaggttctgctcacgcctgaagccgatgtcatgaccaaccaggtcctgttcatgcctgaaaccgacgtcacgaaaAACCGTTTCCTGCTCACGAACAACCACGTTCTcatcacacccgagtctgctgataTGGACAACCAgtttctgctcatgcctgaaaccgac ATACAGTCCAACCTGGTAGACGCTGGGTTACTGCACAATCCCTCACAGAGTCACCAGTTTATCAGCCTGATAAAGAGCTCAGTGTGA